The Aulosira sp. FACHB-615 genome includes a region encoding these proteins:
- a CDS encoding cytochrome P450 codes for MYLPDGPKTSVLIQNIQFLLRPLETLDSWQQEYGDTFRLRGNEMPPLIYFSSPEAIQKIFTSEPEYLGSIQKSDLVKLLLGENSIIFLGDERHHRQRRMLLPPFHSERMRWYSQVICEITEEVINRLSPGSFFIVQLVVKEISMRVILNVVFGLQAGERQNKIRCIVNSLFESFDNPLSQVLWSFLPIIKNWGILNPQSRLIDQLDQEIYALIAERKMSKARDKDILSMLIEARDEFGKAMTDIELRDSLVTLLFAGYETTVSAISWALYWSHYLPEIQARLLFELRANSNKDKNEVARLPYLNAVCSETLRLYPIALNAFARFVKQPIEIAGYYLEPPTIVNVSVYLAHQRQEVYREPKKFIPERFLERQFSPYEYLPFGGGSRRCVGAALAQLQIKLVLATILSRLQLSLVSNQALKPVRRGIIMSPPSLEMIVKGIDQKGLY; via the coding sequence ATGTACTTACCTGATGGCCCAAAAACTTCTGTATTAATACAAAATATTCAGTTTTTACTTCGACCATTAGAAACTTTAGATAGTTGGCAACAGGAATATGGGGATACTTTTAGGCTTAGAGGGAATGAAATGCCGCCTCTTATTTACTTTAGTAGCCCGGAAGCAATACAGAAAATTTTCACATCCGAACCGGAGTATCTTGGTTCTATACAAAAAAGTGATTTAGTGAAACTCTTGTTAGGAGAAAATTCCATAATTTTTCTTGGGGATGAACGCCACCATCGTCAACGGCGGATGTTATTACCCCCCTTTCATTCGGAACGAATGCGTTGGTATAGTCAGGTTATTTGCGAAATAACTGAAGAAGTTATAAATCGATTATCTCCTGGAAGTTTTTTTATAGTTCAGTTAGTTGTAAAGGAAATTTCTATGCGTGTGATCCTTAATGTCGTATTTGGATTGCAAGCAGGTGAACGTCAAAATAAAATACGGTGTATAGTAAATTCCCTTTTTGAGAGTTTTGATAATCCCCTAAGTCAAGTTTTGTGGTCTTTTCTTCCTATTATAAAAAATTGGGGTATATTGAATCCACAATCGCGCTTAATAGACCAGCTAGATCAAGAGATATATGCTCTTATTGCTGAACGTAAAATGTCAAAAGCTAGAGATAAAGATATTTTGAGTATGCTTATCGAAGCAAGAGATGAGTTTGGTAAAGCAATGACGGACATTGAGCTTCGAGACTCTTTGGTAACTTTATTATTTGCTGGATATGAAACAACTGTTTCCGCTATCTCATGGGCATTATATTGGAGTCATTACTTACCTGAAATTCAAGCAAGGCTTTTGTTTGAACTTCGAGCAAACTCTAATAAAGATAAAAATGAAGTAGCTCGATTGCCGTATCTAAATGCGGTATGTTCTGAAACATTACGACTTTATCCAATAGCTTTAAATGCGTTTGCACGATTCGTAAAGCAGCCGATAGAAATTGCAGGATATTACCTAGAACCTCCAACAATTGTTAATGTCTCAGTTTATTTGGCACATCAAAGGCAAGAAGTGTACCGAGAGCCTAAAAAGTTCATACCGGAGAGATTCTTAGAACGCCAGTTTTCCCCGTATGAATATTTGCCGTTTGGTGGAGGTAGTCGCAGATGTGTTGGCGCTGCCTTGGCGCAGCTTCAAATCAAACTTGTATTAGCAACTATTCTCTCTCGTCTTCAATTGAGTTTGGTGAGCAATCAGGCTCTTAAGCCTGTTAGGAGAGGAATTATTATGTCCCCACCTAGTTTAGAAATGATTGTGAAGGGAATTGATCAAAAAGGATTGTATTGA
- a CDS encoding ShlB/FhaC/HecB family hemolysin secretion/activation protein: MISKFFGAFIVLALFDCSVKAQINSIPRDVQPPSTTPLPNQEPQPIPTLPNLPAPTPSTTPEEEFDTNQETFTVSKFEVIGGTVFSKKVLDQILEKYTNRPVTLADLYQARKKISDLYLSKGYIQSGAYIPPQKIQDGVVKIQIIETKLKDRDIEVIGTKRLNPGYIRSRIAASNLGPLNKEVLVKSLQLLRIDPLIKNLSADLRAGNLPGELLLVVEITEAKTFSTQLSFDNQRSPSVGDLQRQLQLKEANLLGLGDGLNIAYSNTEGSNFLNVAYSIPLNPHEGTLSFNYGIFEGRVIENPFSSLDIKSGSQFYELTFRQPIIRSVNEEFALGLTASRRETEISFVPLQQRIPFPQPGSDNEGRTRISALRFFQEWTVRNSRQAFALRSQFNLGIGAFNATVNPTAPDSRFFSWELQSQWAQLLAPDTLVLLRFSSQLSTTNLVSLEQFGLGGLSSVRGYRQDLLLGNNGTFASAEIQFPIFRLPQINAKLQGIYFTDIGIVWNSTSNNSTNTLASTGLGLRWSQGDRFFAQLDWGLPLMSVDSPRQTLQENGIYFQIQYNPF, encoded by the coding sequence ATGATTAGCAAGTTTTTTGGGGCTTTCATTGTGTTAGCCCTGTTTGACTGTAGTGTGAAAGCTCAGATTAACAGCATTCCGCGAGACGTTCAACCACCTTCAACTACTCCCCTACCAAATCAGGAGCCTCAGCCAATACCCACCCTTCCAAATCTTCCTGCTCCAACCCCTTCTACCACGCCCGAAGAAGAATTTGATACGAATCAAGAAACTTTCACTGTTTCTAAATTTGAAGTTATTGGTGGTACAGTTTTCAGCAAAAAAGTCTTAGATCAAATTCTTGAAAAATACACTAATCGCCCGGTCACGCTTGCTGACTTGTATCAGGCTAGAAAGAAAATCAGTGATTTGTACCTCAGTAAAGGGTACATCCAGTCTGGTGCTTATATTCCGCCGCAAAAAATTCAGGACGGGGTTGTTAAAATTCAAATCATTGAAACCAAGCTCAAAGATAGAGATATTGAAGTTATCGGCACAAAACGCCTAAATCCTGGCTATATTCGGAGTCGCATAGCAGCCTCTAATCTCGGCCCGCTCAACAAAGAAGTTTTGGTGAAGTCTTTACAACTATTAAGAATAGATCCCTTGATCAAAAATTTATCCGCAGACTTACGAGCCGGGAATCTGCCTGGGGAACTTCTACTAGTTGTTGAGATTACGGAGGCAAAAACTTTTAGCACCCAACTGTCTTTCGACAACCAGCGATCACCCAGTGTTGGCGACTTACAAAGGCAATTGCAATTAAAAGAAGCTAATTTGCTGGGGCTTGGGGACGGGCTAAATATCGCTTACAGCAATACAGAGGGAAGTAATTTTCTGAATGTTGCCTACAGCATCCCTCTAAACCCTCATGAAGGCACTCTCTCTTTTAATTACGGCATTTTTGAAGGTAGAGTAATCGAAAATCCCTTCAGCAGTCTTGACATAAAATCTGGCTCACAATTTTACGAACTTACGTTTCGCCAGCCGATAATTCGCTCTGTCAACGAAGAATTTGCTCTTGGACTGACTGCATCTCGGCGCGAAACTGAAATTAGTTTCGTGCCTCTACAACAACGTATTCCTTTTCCTCAGCCTGGATCTGACAATGAAGGGCGTACCAGAATCTCGGCTCTCCGATTCTTTCAAGAGTGGACTGTTCGGAACAGCCGACAAGCTTTTGCTCTGCGATCGCAATTTAATTTAGGCATTGGCGCTTTTAATGCCACCGTCAATCCCACCGCACCTGACAGTCGCTTTTTCTCGTGGGAATTACAATCCCAATGGGCGCAACTTCTAGCTCCCGATACTTTAGTTCTGCTTCGTTTCAGTTCGCAACTGTCAACTACAAATCTTGTATCTCTAGAGCAGTTCGGCTTAGGGGGTTTAAGTAGTGTACGAGGCTATCGCCAAGACTTGTTGCTGGGCAATAATGGCACTTTCGCTTCCGCAGAGATCCAATTTCCTATTTTTCGCTTACCTCAAATCAACGCTAAGTTGCAAGGCATATACTTTACTGATATTGGTATTGTATGGAATAGTACCTCTAACAATAGTACTAATACCCTGGCTTCTACTGGCTTAGGGTTACGTTGGTCACAGGGAGATCGCTTCTTTGCTCAACTCGATTGGGGTCTTCCTTTGATGTCTGTAGACTCGCCAAGACAAACCTTACAAGAAAACGGGATTTATTTCCAGATTCAATACAATCCTTTTTGA